In a single window of the Streptosporangiales bacterium genome:
- a CDS encoding IS982 family transposase, translating to VFTRVAQRLLAMAAGIWHNWTTGVTSKRSLTAYDH from the coding sequence GGGTATTCACCCGAGTCGCCCAACGCCTGCTGGCCATGGCCGCCGGGATCTGGCACAACTGGACCACCGGCGTCACCAGCAAACGATCACTCACCGCCTACGACCACTGA